The Benincasa hispida cultivar B227 chromosome 11, ASM972705v1, whole genome shotgun sequence genome has a segment encoding these proteins:
- the LOC120090677 gene encoding uncharacterized protein LOC120090677 produces MSPYALVFGKACHLPLELKYNVLCAVKKLNFDLRAAGEARKQQLVELNEWRTQVYENAKIYKERTKRWHDSRLCGKNLHVGQKVLLFNSRLRLFPGKLKSCWSGPFIIKEILQHGMVELVTEVGSRTFKVNGQ; encoded by the coding sequence ATGTCTCCgtatgcattggtatttggtaaagcatgtcatcTGCCATTGGAGCTGAAATATAACGTGTTGTGTGCGGTAaagaagcttaactttgatTTAAGAGCAGCAGGAGAAGCAAGAAAGCAACAACTGGTCGAGCTTAATGAGTGGAGAACGCAAGtttatgaaaatgccaaaatatacAAGGAACGGACAAAACGATGGCATGACAGTAGGCTATGCGGTAAAAATCTCCATGTtggacaaaaggtcttactcttcaattcacgCCTCCGGCTCTTTCCTGGCAAGTTAAAGTCGTGTTGGTCCGGacccttcatcatcaaagaaatatTGCAGCATGGTATGGTGGAGCTGGTTACTGAGGTCGGGAGccgtacatttaaggttaatgggcaGTGA